The Chelonia mydas isolate rCheMyd1 chromosome 3, rCheMyd1.pri.v2, whole genome shotgun sequence genome includes a region encoding these proteins:
- the NTPCR gene encoding cancer-related nucleoside-triphosphatase, which yields MAKHVFLTGPPGIGKTTLIQKATEALKSSGVPIDGFYTEEVREGGRRIGFDVVTLSGRRGTLSRLGSDSSTARREYRVGQYIVDLVSFEHLVLPVLRNVDLGSDTGKKVYVIDEIGKMELFSRSFIQAVRQTLTGSGTTILGTIPIPKGKPLGLVEEIRSRKDVMMFNVTKENRDNILQDIVTTVQNCTK from the exons ATGGCCAAGCATGTTTTCCTCACCGGACCCCCAG GGATTGGAAAGACGACATTGATCCAGAAAGCCACTGAAGCCCTAAAATCATCTGGGGTCCCTATTGATGGATTTTACACAGAGGAAGTCAGAGAAGGCGGCAGGAGAATAGGATTTGATGTCGTCACTTTGTCTGGGAGACGAGGAACTTTATCTAGACTTGG TTCTGATTCTTCTACTGCAAGACGTGAATATCGTGTTGGACAATACATAGTAGACCTGGTTTCATTTGAGCACTTGGTGCTTCCTGTGCTGAGAAAT GTCGACCTTGGCAGTGACACAGGGAAAAAAGTGTACGTAATAGATGAGATTGGTAAAATGGAACTCTTCAGCCGGTCTTTTATTCAAGCAGTTCGTCAAACTCTGACTGGTTCAGGGACCACAATTCTTGGAACTATACCAATACCTAAAGGCAAGCCATTGGGTCTTGTGGAGGAAATAAGAAGTCGGAAGGATGTTATGATGTTCAAT GTTACGAAGGAAAATAGAGACAACATTTTGCAAGATATTGTGACAACTGTACAGAATTGCACGAAATGA